The following coding sequences lie in one Polluticoccus soli genomic window:
- a CDS encoding TlpA family protein disulfide reductase, producing MKNLMAAGLALFFAVTANAQTAELPNTTIKDLNANKKVAFSDAIQKDKVTLVSFWATWCVPCKKEIKNVREKMPKWKEETDFNFVTVSIDESRAEGLVRSYAKSQGWDFPFYIDPNSDLKRSLNFQTVPFTMIIDKTGKVAYMHSGYEEGSEDEVYAKIKELAK from the coding sequence ATGAAGAATTTGATGGCAGCGGGTTTAGCGCTGTTTTTTGCTGTAACCGCCAACGCTCAGACAGCAGAATTACCCAATACCACGATCAAGGATCTTAACGCAAACAAGAAGGTAGCGTTCAGCGATGCCATTCAAAAGGACAAAGTAACTCTGGTAAGTTTTTGGGCTACGTGGTGCGTTCCTTGCAAAAAAGAGATCAAGAACGTGCGTGAAAAAATGCCCAAATGGAAAGAGGAAACCGACTTCAACTTTGTTACCGTTTCTATAGACGAATCGAGGGCTGAGGGCCTGGTTCGCAGCTATGCTAAATCACAAGGCTGGGACTTCCCTTTTTACATCGATCCCAACTCTGATCTGAAGCGTTCGCTGAACTTCCAGACAGTGCCATTTACCATGATCATCGACAAGACAGGTAAGGTAGCCTACATGCACTCTGGTTATGAAGAGGGTAGCGAAGATGAGGTTTACGCCAAGATCAAAGAGCTAGCCAAGTAG